The following proteins are encoded in a genomic region of Rattus rattus isolate New Zealand chromosome 2, Rrattus_CSIRO_v1, whole genome shotgun sequence:
- the Flt3lg gene encoding fms-related tyrosine kinase 3 ligand isoform X5, whose protein sequence is MSPKSALLSLPRPCHRHEGSPAEMTVLAPAWSPNSSLLLLLLLLSPCLRGTPDCYFSHSPISSNFHMRISELTDYLLKDYPVTVAINLQDEKHCKALWSLFLAHRWIEQLKTVAGSKMQKLLEDVNTEIHFVTSCTFQPLPECLRFVQTNISHLLQDTCSQLLALKPCIGKACQNFSRCLEVQCQPDSSTLLPPESPGALGATELPKPQPRQLWLLLLLPLTVVLLAAAWCLRWQRTRRRVELRPGDVRLVRR, encoded by the exons ATGAGTCCAAAGTCTGCCCTTCTGTCACTTCCAAGACCCTGCCACAGGCATGAGGGGTCCCCAGCCGAGATGACAGTGCTGGCGCCAGCCTGGAGCCCAAAT TCCtccttgttgctgttgctgctgctgctgagcccTTGTCTGCGGGGGACACCTGACTGTTACTTCAGCCACAGTCCCATCTCCTCCAACTTCCACATGAGGATTAGCGAGTTG ACTGACTACCTGCTTAAAGATTACCCAGTCACTGTGGCCATCAATCTTCAGGAC GAGAAACACTGCAAGGCCTTATGGAGCCTCTTCCTGGCCCATCGCTGGATAGAGCAACTGAAGACTGTGGCAGGGTCTAAAATGCAAAAGCTTCTGGAGGATGTCAATACGGAGATACATTTTGTCACCTCGTGTACCTTCCAG ccCCTACCAGAATGTCTTCGATTCGTCCAGACCAACATCTCCCACCTCCTGCAGGACACCTGCTCACAGCTGTTAGCTCTGAAGCCCTGTATCGGGAAAGCCTGCCAGAATTTCTCTCGGTGCCTGGAGGTGCAGTGCCAGCCGG acTCCTCCACCCTGCTGCCCCCAGAGAGTCCTGGAGCCCTAGGAGCCACGGAGCTTCCAAAGCCTCAGCCCAGGCAGCTGTGGCTCCTGCTGCTACTGCCTCTCACAGTGGTGCTGCTGGCTGCTGCCTGGTGCCTTCGCTGGCAAAGGACAAGAAGGAGGGTGGAGCTCCGCCCTGGG GATGTGAGACTTGTGCGTCGCTGA
- the Flt3lg gene encoding fms-related tyrosine kinase 3 ligand isoform X4, translated as MSPKSALLSLPRPCHRHEGSPAEMTVLAPAWSPNSSLLLLLLLLSPCLRGTPDCYFSHSPISSNFHMRISELTDYLLKDYPVTVAINLQDEKHCKALWSLFLAHRWIEQLKTVAGSKMQKLLEDVNTEIHFVTSCTFQPLPECLRFVQTNISHLLQDTCSQLLALKPCIGKACQNFSRCLEVQCQPDSSTLLPPESPGALGATELPKPQPRQLWLLLLLPLTVVLLAAAWCLRWQRTRRRVELRPGVPLPSHP; from the exons ATGAGTCCAAAGTCTGCCCTTCTGTCACTTCCAAGACCCTGCCACAGGCATGAGGGGTCCCCAGCCGAGATGACAGTGCTGGCGCCAGCCTGGAGCCCAAAT TCCtccttgttgctgttgctgctgctgctgagcccTTGTCTGCGGGGGACACCTGACTGTTACTTCAGCCACAGTCCCATCTCCTCCAACTTCCACATGAGGATTAGCGAGTTG ACTGACTACCTGCTTAAAGATTACCCAGTCACTGTGGCCATCAATCTTCAGGAC GAGAAACACTGCAAGGCCTTATGGAGCCTCTTCCTGGCCCATCGCTGGATAGAGCAACTGAAGACTGTGGCAGGGTCTAAAATGCAAAAGCTTCTGGAGGATGTCAATACGGAGATACATTTTGTCACCTCGTGTACCTTCCAG ccCCTACCAGAATGTCTTCGATTCGTCCAGACCAACATCTCCCACCTCCTGCAGGACACCTGCTCACAGCTGTTAGCTCTGAAGCCCTGTATCGGGAAAGCCTGCCAGAATTTCTCTCGGTGCCTGGAGGTGCAGTGCCAGCCGG acTCCTCCACCCTGCTGCCCCCAGAGAGTCCTGGAGCCCTAGGAGCCACGGAGCTTCCAAAGCCTCAGCCCAGGCAGCTGTGGCTCCTGCTGCTACTGCCTCTCACAGTGGTGCTGCTGGCTGCTGCCTGGTGCCTTCGCTGGCAAAGGACAAGAAGGAGGGTGGAGCTCCGCCCTGGG gtgcccctcccctcccatccctag
- the Flt3lg gene encoding fms-related tyrosine kinase 3 ligand isoform X6, whose amino-acid sequence MTVLAPAWSPNSSLLLLLLLLSPCLRGTPDCYFSHSPISSNFHMRISELTDYLLKDYPVTVAINLQDEKHCKALWSLFLAHRWIEQLKTVAGSKMQKLLEDVNTEIHFVTSCTFQPLPECLRFVQTNISHLLQDTCSQLLALKPCIGKACQNFSRCLEVQCQPDSSTLLPPESPGALGATELPKPQPRQLWLLLLLPLTVVLLAAAWCLRWQRTRRRVELRPGVPLPSHP is encoded by the exons ATGACAGTGCTGGCGCCAGCCTGGAGCCCAAAT TCCtccttgttgctgttgctgctgctgctgagcccTTGTCTGCGGGGGACACCTGACTGTTACTTCAGCCACAGTCCCATCTCCTCCAACTTCCACATGAGGATTAGCGAGTTG ACTGACTACCTGCTTAAAGATTACCCAGTCACTGTGGCCATCAATCTTCAGGAC GAGAAACACTGCAAGGCCTTATGGAGCCTCTTCCTGGCCCATCGCTGGATAGAGCAACTGAAGACTGTGGCAGGGTCTAAAATGCAAAAGCTTCTGGAGGATGTCAATACGGAGATACATTTTGTCACCTCGTGTACCTTCCAG ccCCTACCAGAATGTCTTCGATTCGTCCAGACCAACATCTCCCACCTCCTGCAGGACACCTGCTCACAGCTGTTAGCTCTGAAGCCCTGTATCGGGAAAGCCTGCCAGAATTTCTCTCGGTGCCTGGAGGTGCAGTGCCAGCCGG acTCCTCCACCCTGCTGCCCCCAGAGAGTCCTGGAGCCCTAGGAGCCACGGAGCTTCCAAAGCCTCAGCCCAGGCAGCTGTGGCTCCTGCTGCTACTGCCTCTCACAGTGGTGCTGCTGGCTGCTGCCTGGTGCCTTCGCTGGCAAAGGACAAGAAGGAGGGTGGAGCTCCGCCCTGGG gtgcccctcccctcccatccctag